The window CAAGATCCACACCTTTTTTTGATGATCCCACCTGTTCAAAAAATGATACAAACAACAAGTAAATGGGTATAATGTTGGGCGCAGGGAAGTCAAATCGCTGGAAGTTGCCaaaccaagaaaaaaaactccaGAACTCCCCGCTTAAATCCCAAAGACCCAAAACAATGATGTGGTATCATGTCCCAAGAAATATCCTCATAACGCCGGAGAATGCAATGCAAGAAAGCCAGCCACAAACAAGCCAATGATGAGCCAccactccttcttcacagtccaaccaaccaaccccccctcttctctcaGACAGCTCTAGTTCCAAACAGGAAGCTGCTGTGGCTGAGGGCCGCCTCTGCTCATCAAAAgcatctccaacccctccattctccccctcagcGCATTGTTCTCCGTCTCCAGTCCGAGGTTTCTCCGCTCCAGTTGCATGATGTACTCGGTGGCTttggccaagatggtggccttgttgagcttggccGCTGGGGAGAGACCGCCGAGGATCTCGTCCGCCATCATGTCGTCGGCGCCATTCTCCTCGTAGGCGCCGGGGTTCTCCATTCTCTGCGCCACGATGCGGAGTGCTGGGACGGCGTCGCGGAGCTGCGAAATCTTGTCGTTAAGGTTGGTGCGGTACCGCTTCTCGATCATGTTGTGGGCCGTCTTCTTGGGTCCGGCGGCGGAGTTGTCCTTGGAGGACCGGCGAGGGGcggctgctggtgggggggaggaccGCTTGGACGCGGGGAGGggctcgtcgtcctcggACGGGATTGAGGTCTTGCGCTTAAGGTTGCGGGATGGGTACCTCTTGGAGGCATCGTCCATGGAAGCAGCCATCTGGcgttgttgggaggggagaggggcaaCCATGATGGGCGCCGTTTGGAAGAGGGGCGCTTGGCTGTCGATGCCTTCGGTGCCAATGACGGTGGCCATGGGGTTGACCGCGGGGCTTAGT is drawn from Podospora pseudocomata strain CBS 415.72m chromosome 1 map unlocalized CBS415.72m_1, whole genome shotgun sequence and contains these coding sequences:
- a CDS encoding uncharacterized protein (COG:K; EggNog:ENOG503P67T), translating into MSGLTINSSTSFDPYATTSFDAAQLQSYSDFSPIFDNFEDFGTDFNSDSAASPISPISPVLSSSSFSYPTADQWVDWDRIEHSPEPEALFKTNPFDGSILTSNATSNNDYLRNPSLSPAVNPMATVIGTEGIDSQAPLFQTAPIMVAPLPSQQRQMAASMDDASKRYPSRNLKRKTSIPSEDDEPLPASKRSSPPPAAAPRRSSKDNSAAGPKKTAHNMIEKRYRTNLNDKISQLRDAVPALRIVAQRMENPGAYEENGADDMMADEILGGLSPAAKLNKATILAKATEYIMQLERRNLGLETENNALRGRMEGLEMLLMSRGGPQPQQLPVWN